The following are encoded in a window of Congzhengia minquanensis genomic DNA:
- a CDS encoding penicillin-binding transpeptidase domain-containing protein, whose protein sequence is MAITGPKTSLRKRMFYVLLFFTTLLIMLVLYILKLNIVDGEKLRTGAIEQQTRDYQVSSARGTIYDRNGKTLAVSSSAETITVNPKEIAAAGYDVDGLANKFAEILELNAEDVKPKLTKNAQDVEIKRKVETEVADKIRELNLKGVYFKEDTKRYYPYGTFASHVIGFTGRDNQGLGGIEMVYDDELSGVPGRVVTLKNAHGTDMPFQEERHIDSENGLNVVLTIDEAIQHFAEKHLENVYNETEAAEGAACIVMDVKTGEVLAMAALPNFDLNSPNELIDKVTLNRLKKLGSGEEYEKALTNAKNKMWRNKAVVDSYEPGSCFKIMTMSMALEEGVVTPEDHFFCPGYKIVEDRRISCAEKSGHGAETFKDGVKNSCNPVFIEVGQRVGIDKFKQYYKAFGFNDKTGFDLPGEANGVFYTDEQFKTVELATASFGQGPKVTPLQLISAVSAVANGGNLMKPHVVKELTNDEGTVVKKIEPTLVRQIVSEETSKTVRELLENAVNVGSGQNAYIKGYRVAGKTGTSEKIPRGQGKYVASFLGFAPANDPKVACLVVVDEPSLGSYYGGAVAAPVVGKILEDTLKYLGVEPQYTTEEKTTIDISVPDVTGLEVSVAKKKLEDMGLKHTVIGSGEKVLSQMPSSGATVSSGSVIVLYTESSAGDEKVAVPDVKNKSLASVKSILSSKGLNLSIVGAGATGSDSDRTVAEKQTPEAGTEVERGSVVQVEFRFLDVEGTN, encoded by the coding sequence ATGGCGATTACCGGGCCAAAAACAAGCTTGCGGAAACGAATGTTTTACGTTCTGTTGTTTTTTACAACACTTCTCATTATGCTTGTGCTTTATATATTAAAACTGAACATTGTAGACGGAGAAAAACTAAGAACCGGCGCAATTGAGCAGCAAACCAGAGACTATCAGGTGTCGTCTGCCAGGGGCACAATTTACGACAGAAACGGCAAAACGCTGGCGGTCAGCTCCTCGGCGGAAACCATTACGGTGAACCCGAAGGAGATTGCGGCGGCAGGATATGACGTTGACGGACTTGCCAACAAGTTTGCAGAAATTTTAGAGCTTAATGCAGAAGATGTAAAACCGAAACTGACCAAAAACGCCCAGGACGTTGAGATTAAACGGAAAGTGGAAACAGAGGTAGCCGACAAAATTCGTGAACTCAATTTAAAAGGCGTATATTTTAAAGAGGATACCAAACGATATTACCCTTACGGCACATTTGCCTCCCACGTTATCGGCTTTACCGGCCGAGACAACCAGGGTTTGGGCGGCATTGAAATGGTGTATGACGACGAACTATCCGGCGTGCCGGGCAGAGTGGTTACGCTGAAAAACGCCCACGGAACAGATATGCCGTTTCAGGAAGAGCGGCACATCGATTCTGAAAACGGCTTAAACGTGGTTTTGACCATTGACGAGGCCATTCAGCATTTTGCGGAAAAGCATTTGGAAAACGTGTATAACGAAACGGAGGCGGCAGAGGGCGCCGCCTGCATCGTGATGGACGTGAAAACCGGCGAGGTTTTGGCCATGGCCGCCCTGCCGAATTTTGACTTGAACAGCCCCAACGAATTAATTGACAAAGTTACCCTGAACAGACTTAAAAAACTTGGTTCCGGGGAAGAATATGAAAAGGCGCTTACCAACGCGAAAAATAAAATGTGGCGGAATAAAGCGGTTGTGGACTCTTATGAGCCCGGTTCGTGTTTTAAAATTATGACCATGTCTATGGCGCTGGAGGAAGGCGTTGTCACGCCGGAGGACCATTTTTTCTGTCCCGGATATAAAATTGTTGAAGACAGAAGAATTAGCTGCGCCGAAAAGAGCGGCCACGGCGCGGAAACTTTTAAAGACGGCGTAAAAAACTCCTGCAACCCGGTGTTTATTGAAGTTGGACAGCGCGTTGGAATTGACAAGTTTAAGCAGTATTACAAAGCCTTTGGCTTTAACGATAAAACCGGATTCGACCTGCCCGGCGAGGCAAACGGCGTGTTCTACACTGACGAACAGTTTAAAACCGTTGAGCTTGCCACAGCGTCGTTCGGCCAGGGGCCGAAAGTTACGCCGCTGCAGCTGATTTCAGCTGTCAGCGCAGTTGCAAACGGCGGAAACCTGATGAAACCCCATGTGGTGAAAGAACTGACAAACGACGAAGGCACGGTTGTGAAAAAAATTGAGCCTACGCTGGTGCGCCAGATTGTGTCGGAGGAAACATCAAAAACCGTTCGCGAGCTTTTGGAAAACGCGGTTAACGTTGGTTCCGGACAAAATGCCTACATTAAGGGCTACCGGGTGGCGGGAAAAACCGGTACGTCGGAGAAAATTCCCAGAGGGCAGGGCAAATATGTTGCATCGTTTTTAGGATTTGCGCCGGCAAACGACCCGAAAGTAGCCTGCCTGGTAGTTGTTGACGAACCCTCGCTGGGTTCTTACTACGGCGGCGCTGTTGCGGCCCCCGTTGTTGGTAAAATTTTGGAGGATACATTAAAATACTTAGGCGTTGAGCCGCAATATACAACAGAAGAAAAAACAACCATTGACATATCTGTTCCGGACGTGACAGGGCTTGAGGTGTCTGTGGCGAAGAAAAAGCTGGAAGACATGGGATTAAAACATACGGTTATCGGCAGCGGGGAAAAGGTTTTGAGCCAAATGCCGTCCTCCGGGGCAACCGTAAGCTCCGGCTCTGTGATTGTGCTTTACACAGAAAGCTCTGCGGGTGATGAAAAGGTTGCGGTGCCTGATGTGAAAAACAAGTCGTTGGCCAGCGTAAAGTCCATTCTTTCGTCAAAAGGGCTAAATTTGAGCATTGTTGGAGCAGGGGCCACAGGCTCCGATTCCGACCGCACCGTGGCGGAAAAGCAAACGCCTGAGGCTGGAACAGAGGTTGAACGCGGAAGTGTCGTTCAGGTAGAATTCAGATTCTTAGATGTTGAAGGCACAAATTGA
- the spoIIR gene encoding stage II sporulation protein R — protein MKRKTISKLFFAVFLVAVVFMGICEAISVDISSGIVRLHVIANSDSEKDQTVKLAVRDALLSLSEELSGNSELSLAFADEHKAELTAAANAVLLEHGCNYSCEVVTGNFHFPTKSYENITLPEGDYDAVRVVLGTGSGQNWWCVMYPPLCFTDSAKGAVSDENKEKLSELMGSAEYQMISDENIQVKPAFKAVEIWQSLKEKASQTLDLSNKRIFCFD, from the coding sequence ATGAAACGAAAGACGATTTCAAAACTATTTTTTGCAGTATTTTTAGTTGCCGTGGTGTTTATGGGAATTTGCGAGGCAATTTCGGTGGACATTTCCAGCGGAATTGTTCGTCTGCATGTGATTGCCAACAGCGACAGCGAGAAAGACCAAACGGTGAAGCTTGCCGTGCGGGACGCTTTATTGAGCCTGTCGGAGGAGCTTTCAGGAAACTCGGAACTGAGCTTAGCTTTTGCAGATGAGCACAAGGCCGAGCTTACCGCTGCGGCAAACGCAGTGCTGTTAGAACACGGCTGCAATTATTCCTGCGAAGTGGTAACCGGAAACTTTCATTTTCCCACGAAATCTTATGAAAACATCACCCTGCCGGAGGGAGATTACGACGCTGTCCGTGTGGTTTTGGGCACGGGCAGCGGGCAGAACTGGTGGTGTGTGATGTATCCGCCCCTGTGTTTCACCGACAGCGCAAAAGGCGCCGTTTCAGACGAGAACAAAGAAAAACTGTCGGAGCTGATGGGCAGCGCAGAATATCAAATGATTTCAGACGAAAACATTCAAGTAAAGCCGGCGTTTAAGGCGGTGGAAATTTGGCAGAGCTTGAAAGAAAAAGCCAGCCAAACGCTGGACCTTTCAAACAAAAGAATATTCTGCTTTGATTGA
- a CDS encoding nucleotidyltransferase family protein — MAQTFTIDEIRNITVPVAKQYGVEKVALFGSYAKGKQKETSDIDLIIKKGNLKGYFALCGFVNALEERFGTHVDVLTYNALKHSMIKDCVKDEVVLYER; from the coding sequence ATGGCACAGACCTTTACAATAGATGAAATAAGAAATATTACCGTTCCTGTTGCAAAGCAGTATGGCGTAGAAAAGGTTGCTTTGTTTGGCTCCTATGCGAAAGGAAAACAAAAAGAAACCAGCGATATTGATTTAATTATAAAAAAAGGAAATTTAAAAGGCTATTTTGCACTCTGCGGTTTTGTCAATGCCTTAGAGGAACGGTTTGGAACTCATGTTGACGTTCTCACCTATAACGCATTGAAACATTCCATGATCAAAGATTGTGTCAAGGACGAGGTAGTTTTATATGAACGATAG
- the argB gene encoding acetylglutamate kinase: MNTIDERIERAGILTEALPYIQKLYSKTIVIKYGGNAMINEDLKRSVMEDITLLKYVGMNPVIVHGGGPDISESLKTYHIESKFVSGLRVTDAETMRIAQMVLVGKTNKEVVSNVNRNGGKAIGLCGIDGKIIECEPLTEDSEGNKIDVGFVGKIKKVNAEILKSLCEDEYIPVIAPIGTDDSGQSYNINADTVASAVATAMGAEKLMFLTDVEGVKDAKGDIIFEITTSSAEELIHVGTINGGMIPKVRACVKAVLEGVNRVHIIDGRVLHSIILEIFTDTGIGTMFKKG, translated from the coding sequence ATGAACACAATCGACGAGCGGATTGAGCGTGCCGGCATTTTAACCGAGGCGCTTCCTTATATCCAAAAGCTTTACAGCAAAACCATTGTGATTAAATATGGCGGCAACGCCATGATTAACGAAGATTTAAAGCGTTCCGTCATGGAGGACATTACCCTTTTAAAATATGTGGGCATGAACCCGGTAATTGTCCACGGCGGCGGGCCGGACATTTCAGAGTCCTTAAAAACCTACCACATTGAAAGCAAATTTGTCAGCGGCCTGAGGGTGACAGACGCAGAAACCATGCGCATCGCCCAAATGGTTTTGGTGGGCAAAACCAACAAAGAGGTGGTTTCAAACGTCAACCGAAACGGCGGCAAGGCCATTGGCCTGTGTGGAATTGACGGAAAAATCATCGAGTGCGAGCCTTTGACGGAGGACTCCGAGGGAAACAAAATCGACGTTGGCTTTGTGGGTAAAATTAAAAAGGTAAATGCGGAAATTCTCAAATCCCTGTGCGAAGACGAATATATTCCCGTAATTGCACCCATTGGCACGGACGACAGCGGCCAGAGCTATAATATCAACGCCGACACAGTCGCCAGCGCGGTTGCAACTGCCATGGGCGCAGAAAAGCTGATGTTCTTAACCGACGTTGAAGGCGTGAAAGACGCCAAAGGCGACATTATTTTTGAAATTACCACCAGCAGCGCAGAGGAGCTGATTCATGTCGGCACCATAAACGGCGGCATGATTCCAAAGGTCCGCGCCTGCGTGAAGGCTGTTTTAGAGGGGGTAAACCGCGTGCACATTATCGACGGCCGCGTGCTTCACTCCATAATTTTAGAAATTTTCACCGACACCGGTATCGGCACCATGTTTAAAAAAGGTTAA
- a CDS encoding CopG family transcriptional regulator, with translation MAQKKMGRPKSDNPLKDRIFVLVSDETKAQLNKCTEVLNTTRSDVVRKGIKRIYDDLEK, from the coding sequence ATGGCGCAGAAAAAGATGGGACGTCCGAAATCAGATAATCCTTTAAAAGACCGCATTTTTGTGTTGGTAAGTGACGAAACGAAGGCACAGCTTAATAAATGCACAGAAGTTTTGAATACCACACGTTCCGATGTTGTTAGGAAAGGAATTAAACGAATTTACGACGATCTCGAAAAATAA
- a CDS encoding HepT-like ribonuclease domain-containing protein, with protein sequence MNDRDMIVLKKMVQYADEIALTVEKLNLDFIKFETDFIAKNAISMCILQIGELVGKLSDDFKAQYHKMPWRDIKSMRNIAAHNYGELDAEVLWETVSNDISELKIYCEAIIAGKE encoded by the coding sequence ATGAACGATAGAGATATGATTGTTTTGAAAAAGATGGTGCAGTATGCAGATGAAATTGCGTTGACTGTAGAAAAATTGAATTTGGATTTCATAAAGTTTGAAACGGACTTTATTGCGAAAAACGCGATTTCAATGTGTATTCTGCAAATTGGGGAACTGGTTGGAAAACTAAGCGATGATTTTAAAGCGCAGTATCACAAAATGCCATGGCGGGATATTAAATCCATGCGGAACATTGCTGCGCACAACTATGGCGAACTGGACGCTGAGGTGCTGTGGGAAACCGTTTCAAATGACATTTCGGAACTCAAAATATACTGTGAAGCTATTATTGCCGGCAAGGAATAA
- a CDS encoding UDP-N-acetylmuramoyl-L-alanyl-D-glutamate--2,6-diaminopimelate ligase, producing the protein MKLSSLLKDAAVSKIVGDTDRDMKGICYDSRKVKPGYVFVCIVGFETDGHKYIAGAISAGASAIVVQEGAKLPDIPETITLIVAKNTRQVLAQLGASFYKNPQKKLKIIGVTGTNGKTTVTTLIKSILEFEGKTTGLIGTNANMICGRTLPTERTTPESLELFELFHEMVEEGVEYVVMEVSSHSLDLFRVYGIEFSVGAFTNLTQDHLDFHVTMENYLNAKKKLFLQSKCGVVNADDKAGRSILADSVCPMTSYGIDSEADIKASDIRISARGVIFNICYEQKDYTVRLGIPGRFSVYNALTAIGAVVAAGIEIGRAVEALTFAKGVMGRCETVYTNTDFTVIIDYAHTPDGLENIIKTVKEFAEGRVITLFGCGGDRDRTKRPIMGKVAGELSDYCIVTSDNPRTENPAAIIEDIMAGVKETDCEHIVIENRREAIGYALSFAKHGDCVILAGKGHETYQIIGKTKNHFDEREVIAECLAAMKKAEV; encoded by the coding sequence ATGAAACTATCGTCATTGTTGAAAGACGCCGCGGTTTCTAAAATTGTCGGCGACACAGACCGTGATATGAAAGGCATTTGTTACGATTCCAGAAAAGTGAAGCCGGGTTATGTGTTTGTCTGCATTGTAGGTTTTGAAACAGATGGGCACAAATACATCGCCGGGGCAATTTCTGCCGGCGCGTCTGCCATTGTCGTGCAGGAGGGGGCAAAGCTTCCCGACATTCCTGAAACCATAACGCTGATTGTTGCAAAAAACACCAGACAAGTGCTTGCGCAGCTGGGGGCTTCCTTTTACAAAAACCCCCAGAAAAAGCTTAAAATAATCGGCGTTACGGGAACAAACGGCAAAACAACAGTGACAACGCTGATTAAATCTATTTTGGAGTTTGAGGGCAAAACCACAGGCTTAATCGGAACAAACGCCAACATGATTTGCGGAAGAACCCTGCCTACAGAGCGCACCACACCGGAGTCGTTGGAACTGTTTGAGCTGTTCCATGAGATGGTGGAAGAGGGTGTGGAATATGTAGTGATGGAGGTTTCCTCCCACTCTTTGGATTTATTCCGGGTTTACGGCATTGAGTTTTCTGTTGGGGCGTTTACAAACCTGACTCAGGATCATCTTGATTTTCACGTTACCATGGAAAACTATTTAAACGCCAAGAAAAAGCTTTTTCTGCAAAGCAAATGCGGCGTGGTAAACGCTGATGACAAAGCAGGAAGAAGCATTCTGGCCGACAGCGTCTGTCCGATGACGTCCTATGGGATCGACAGCGAAGCGGACATTAAAGCATCTGACATTCGGATTTCGGCCCGGGGCGTGATATTTAACATTTGTTATGAGCAAAAGGATTACACCGTGCGGCTGGGGATTCCCGGCAGATTTTCTGTTTACAATGCGCTGACGGCCATCGGTGCCGTTGTAGCGGCAGGAATTGAAATAGGCCGGGCGGTGGAGGCGCTGACCTTTGCCAAAGGCGTTATGGGGCGGTGTGAAACGGTTTATACGAATACCGATTTCACGGTGATTATTGACTATGCCCACACGCCGGACGGGTTAGAAAACATTATAAAAACCGTGAAAGAATTTGCAGAGGGCAGAGTGATTACCCTGTTTGGCTGCGGCGGAGACCGTGACAGAACAAAACGCCCCATTATGGGCAAGGTTGCAGGCGAGCTTTCCGACTACTGCATTGTGACCTCTGACAATCCCAGAACAGAAAATCCTGCGGCCATTATTGAAGACATTATGGCAGGCGTGAAAGAAACCGACTGCGAACATATTGTGATTGAAAACCGGCGGGAGGCAATCGGCTATGCGCTGTCGTTTGCAAAGCACGGCGACTGTGTGATTTTGGCAGGCAAGGGCCACGAAACCTATCAGATTATTGGCAAGACGAAAAACCATTTTGATGAGCGTGAAGTTATTGCAGAGTGTCTTGCGGCAATGAAAAAGGCAGAGGTGTGA
- the argC gene encoding N-acetyl-gamma-glutamyl-phosphate reductase: MIRAGVLGATGYAGAELVRLLASHKDTEIAMLASKTYAGQKMSEVYPSLRGVCDVVLEEADAETAAQKCDVVFTALPHGVSNEVISALYEKGLKVIDLSGDFRYNDIETYEKWYQVKHSCPELLKVSVYGLCELHREEIKKARLVGNPGCYTTCSILGLAPLLKNNAIETKNIIIDAKSGVSGAGRGLGQAYHFCECTETMKAYKVATHRHTSEIEQELSLIAGEEITLSFTPHLVPMKRGIFATEYANLKKPYTKEELLKMYHDFYQNEKFVRIYDNALPENNHVTGSNFVDIGLTVDERLGRVIVISNIDNLIKGAAGQAVQNMNLMFGLPEDEGLCGAGYYL; the protein is encoded by the coding sequence ATGATTCGAGCAGGTGTTTTGGGTGCAACAGGTTACGCAGGCGCAGAGCTTGTCAGACTGCTTGCTTCCCATAAAGATACAGAAATTGCAATGCTGGCTTCAAAAACATATGCCGGGCAGAAAATGTCGGAGGTTTATCCGTCCCTGCGGGGCGTGTGCGACGTTGTTTTAGAGGAAGCTGACGCAGAAACCGCGGCACAAAAATGCGACGTGGTGTTCACCGCCCTTCCCCACGGCGTTTCCAACGAGGTAATTTCCGCACTCTATGAAAAAGGCCTTAAGGTAATTGACCTTTCGGGCGATTTTCGCTATAACGACATTGAAACCTATGAAAAATGGTATCAGGTAAAGCACTCCTGTCCGGAGCTGTTAAAGGTTTCGGTTTACGGCCTGTGCGAGCTGCACCGGGAAGAAATTAAAAAGGCGCGGCTTGTGGGCAATCCCGGCTGTTACACCACCTGTTCCATTTTAGGATTGGCGCCGCTGTTAAAAAACAATGCCATTGAAACAAAAAACATTATCATTGATGCAAAATCCGGCGTGTCCGGTGCGGGCCGCGGCTTAGGGCAGGCCTATCACTTCTGCGAGTGCACCGAAACCATGAAAGCCTATAAGGTGGCAACCCACCGCCACACCTCGGAAATTGAGCAGGAGCTTTCGCTGATTGCCGGAGAGGAAATTACCCTGTCCTTCACGCCCCATCTGGTTCCTATGAAACGGGGAATTTTCGCCACGGAATATGCAAACTTGAAAAAGCCTTACACAAAAGAAGAACTGCTCAAAATGTATCACGATTTTTATCAGAATGAAAAATTTGTGCGCATTTACGACAACGCCCTGCCGGAAAACAACCACGTAACCGGCTCGAACTTTGTGGACATTGGCTTGACGGTTGACGAGCGGCTGGGCCGGGTAATTGTCATTTCCAACATTGACAATTTAATCAAAGGCGCGGCGGGCCAGGCCGTTCAGAACATGAATCTGATGTTTGGCCTGCCGGAAGACGAAGGCCTGTGTGGCGCAGGCTATTACCTGTAA
- the mraZ gene encoding division/cell wall cluster transcriptional repressor MraZ, which produces MFIGEYSHVLDAKGRMFMPAKFRDELGEKFIVTIGLDRCLFVFPTETFQIYKEKLDAISLANRDARNFTRFFFAGAGECELDKQGRIMLPQKLRTYARLEKDVTVVGVSGRIELWNTEDWEKEHSIENFSPDEFSEKMELLGF; this is translated from the coding sequence ATGTTTATTGGAGAATACAGCCATGTGTTGGACGCAAAGGGCAGAATGTTTATGCCTGCAAAGTTCCGCGACGAGCTGGGCGAGAAGTTTATCGTTACCATCGGACTTGACCGATGCCTCTTTGTATTTCCGACCGAAACCTTTCAGATATATAAGGAAAAGCTTGACGCAATTTCCTTAGCCAACAGGGACGCACGCAACTTTACCCGATTTTTCTTTGCCGGGGCCGGCGAGTGCGAGCTTGACAAACAGGGAAGAATTATGCTGCCGCAAAAACTGAGAACCTATGCAAGGCTGGAAAAAGATGTTACCGTTGTGGGGGTTTCCGGCCGTATTGAGCTTTGGAACACGGAAGACTGGGAAAAGGAACACAGCATTGAAAACTTTAGCCCGGACGAATTTTCTGAAAAAATGGAACTTTTGGGATTTTAA
- a CDS encoding class I adenylate-forming enzyme family protein: MIITKVLERNAQLYPDDVSLVEINPTEWENHKPVTWREYELIEAAPSGGYRREMTWKEFDEKANRFANLLLTRGVKKGDKVAILLMNCLEWLPIYFGILKMGALAVPMNYRYTADEIKYCLELSDASVLVFGPEFIGRVETIFPKLKGVDSLFYVGENVPTFADSYDRLVTYCCERAPEIEIKEDDYAAIYFSSGTTGFPKAILHSHAAVMSACETEQNHHSQTRDDVFLCIPPLYHTGAKMHWFGSLLSGSRAVLLRGVKPEWIMKAVSDEAATIVWLLVPWVQDILDAIDRDDIDLSEYRLSQWRLMHIGAQPVPPSLVQRWKEKFPNHQYDTNYGLSESLGPGCVHLGVENIHKVGAIGKPGYKWEAKIVDDAGRPVANGEIGELAVKGPGVMLCYYKNEKATNESLKDGWLMTGDMARCDEDGFIYLVDRKKDVIITGGENIYPVQIEDFLRKHQAIKDAAVIGLPDKRLGEIAAAIIELKPGMTCTEDEINEFCMDLPRYKRPRKIIFDDIPRNPTGKIEKPVLRDRFCGERLVEAQIES, translated from the coding sequence ATGATTATTACAAAGGTGCTGGAGAGAAATGCACAACTGTATCCGGACGATGTGAGTCTGGTTGAAATTAACCCCACGGAGTGGGAAAATCACAAGCCTGTTACATGGCGGGAATATGAGCTGATTGAAGCAGCCCCCAGCGGCGGCTACCGCCGGGAGATGACCTGGAAAGAGTTTGACGAGAAAGCCAACCGGTTTGCCAACCTTTTGCTGACAAGGGGCGTAAAAAAGGGCGACAAGGTGGCAATTTTGTTGATGAACTGCTTAGAGTGGCTTCCGATTTATTTTGGTATTTTAAAAATGGGGGCGCTGGCCGTGCCCATGAATTACCGCTACACGGCGGACGAAATAAAATATTGTTTGGAGCTTTCTGATGCAAGCGTTTTGGTGTTCGGCCCCGAATTTATTGGCCGTGTGGAAACCATTTTTCCCAAGCTTAAGGGTGTGGACTCGCTTTTTTACGTAGGGGAAAATGTGCCCACCTTTGCAGACAGCTACGACCGGCTGGTGACCTATTGCTGCGAGCGGGCGCCGGAAATTGAGATAAAAGAAGACGACTATGCGGCCATTTATTTTTCTTCCGGCACCACAGGGTTTCCGAAGGCCATTCTTCATTCCCACGCCGCGGTGATGTCCGCGTGCGAAACAGAACAGAACCACCACTCCCAAACCAGGGACGACGTGTTTTTGTGTATCCCGCCGCTTTACCACACAGGTGCAAAAATGCACTGGTTCGGAAGCCTGCTTTCCGGCAGCCGGGCGGTTTTGCTGCGGGGCGTGAAACCGGAATGGATTATGAAAGCCGTGTCGGACGAGGCGGCCACCATTGTGTGGCTGTTGGTGCCGTGGGTGCAGGACATTTTAGACGCCATTGACCGCGACGACATTGACTTGTCGGAATACCGTCTTTCCCAGTGGAGGCTGATGCACATCGGCGCACAGCCCGTGCCGCCAAGCCTGGTGCAGCGGTGGAAAGAAAAGTTTCCCAATCATCAGTATGACACCAACTATGGTTTGAGCGAGTCTTTAGGGCCGGGGTGCGTGCATTTGGGTGTGGAAAACATACATAAGGTGGGCGCCATTGGCAAGCCCGGCTACAAATGGGAGGCCAAAATTGTAGACGATGCCGGCCGGCCAGTTGCAAACGGCGAGATTGGCGAGCTTGCGGTGAAAGGCCCCGGCGTGATGCTGTGTTATTATAAAAATGAAAAAGCCACCAACGAATCGCTGAAAGACGGCTGGCTGATGACGGGGGACATGGCCCGGTGCGACGAAGACGGGTTTATTTATCTGGTAGACCGTAAGAAGGACGTTATCATAACGGGCGGCGAAAACATTTATCCCGTGCAGATTGAGGACTTTTTAAGAAAACATCAGGCGATTAAAGACGCGGCGGTGATTGGCCTGCCCGACAAGCGCCTGGGTGAAATTGCGGCGGCCATTATTGAACTGAAACCGGGTATGACCTGCACGGAGGACGAAATCAACGAGTTCTGCATGGATTTGCCCCGGTATAAGCGCCCCAGAAAAATTATTTTTGACGACATTCCCAGAAATCCCACCGGAAAAATTGAAAAGCCGGTGCTCCGCGACCGGTTTTGCGGCGAACGGCTGGTGGAGGCGCAAATCGAAAGCTGA
- the rsmH gene encoding 16S rRNA (cytosine(1402)-N(4))-methyltransferase RsmH — MEFHHISVLLNEAVSGLSIHPDGVYVDGTMGGGGHSREILKQLTTGKLIGFDRDSEAIAVCKNRLSEFSDHITFVNRNFNDILQVLAELGMEKIDGAVLDLGVSSYQLDCAERGFSYNHDAPLDMRMDKTSSFSAFHVVNEYDRDKLADVIFTYGEERWAKRIAEFIVQERENAPVETTGQLVSIIKKAVPKGARSDGPHPAKRTFQAIRIEVNGELSGLKQALFDFISCLKPGGRLCVITFHSLEDRIVKTVFAQAAKGCVCPPDLPVCICGKKPEGKVITRKPVAPGEAELSENPRARSAHLRIFERL; from the coding sequence ATGGAGTTTCATCACATATCTGTCCTTCTTAACGAGGCTGTGTCGGGCCTTTCCATTCACCCTGACGGGGTTTATGTGGACGGGACGATGGGCGGCGGCGGCCACAGCCGGGAAATTTTAAAACAGCTGACAACGGGAAAACTCATCGGCTTTGACAGAGACAGCGAAGCAATTGCAGTTTGTAAAAACAGACTGTCGGAATTTTCAGACCATATCACTTTTGTAAACAGGAATTTTAACGACATCTTACAGGTTTTAGCAGAGCTTGGAATGGAAAAAATAGACGGCGCGGTTCTGGATTTGGGCGTTTCGTCCTATCAGTTAGACTGCGCAGAACGCGGATTTTCTTACAATCACGACGCGCCCCTTGACATGAGGATGGACAAAACCAGTTCGTTTTCTGCGTTTCATGTGGTGAACGAGTATGACAGGGATAAGCTGGCGGATGTAATTTTTACATATGGCGAGGAACGCTGGGCAAAACGGATTGCAGAATTTATTGTGCAGGAGCGCGAAAATGCGCCGGTTGAAACCACCGGGCAGCTTGTGAGCATTATTAAAAAAGCGGTGCCAAAGGGGGCCCGATCAGACGGGCCGCACCCGGCAAAACGCACCTTTCAGGCAATTCGGATTGAGGTAAACGGCGAACTTTCCGGACTGAAACAGGCGCTTTTTGATTTTATTTCCTGCTTGAAGCCGGGCGGAAGACTTTGCGTAATTACCTTCCATTCGCTGGAAGACAGAATTGTGAAAACAGTTTTTGCCCAGGCGGCTAAGGGCTGCGTTTGCCCGCCGGATTTGCCGGTTTGCATTTGCGGCAAAAAGCCCGAGGGAAAAGTGATTACGAGAAAGCCAGTGGCTCCGGGCGAAGCGGAGCTTTCGGAAAATCCGCGGGCCAGAAGCGCGCATCTTCGCATATTTGAAAGGTTATAA